The Oncorhynchus kisutch isolate 150728-3 unplaced genomic scaffold, Okis_V2 scaffold3385, whole genome shotgun sequence genomic interval ctctaaccactagtctacccctccgcccctccactctaaccactagtctacctctTTATAAATCCTCTCTatacctccactctaaccactaggctacctctttATAAATCCTCTCTATACCTCCACTCAGGGTAAATAGATCAACCTTCCAGTTACTTGTCCCCCTCtcccgtccctccactctaaccactaggcgacctgcctcccatccactctaaccactaggctacctctttATAAATCCTCTCTATACCTCCACTCAGGGTAAATAGATCATTGGATGCTGAGTGGCCTTTAAACGCCACTGGATGTCTTTCCGTCCACATCTTCAACAGGAAGGGGCCATCATTACACCACTTAGAGAGACAGTAGCCCAGACATGGACCgggttccaaatggcaccctattccctatatagtgcactactttagaccagagccatatggcaccctattccctatatagtgcactactttagaccagagccatatggaaccctaatccctatatagtgcactactttagaccaaagccctatggcgccttattccctacatagtgcattacttttgaccagggccctttaaagtagtgcactatatggggaatagggtgccatttgcatCCACATGTTCAATACCAAAATGGCAAAAGTACAAAAAATATAATGGTGGAGCAATGACCAACATCAGTTACTGACCTGAACACAAGTGGACTAGTACTCTGAGAGGCTGATAGACTAGTACTCTGAGAGGCTGATAGACTAGCACTCTGAGAGGCTGATAGACTAGCACTCTGAGAGGCTGATAGACTAGTACTCTGAGAGGCTGATAGACTAGCACTCTGAGAGGCTGATAGACTAGCACTCTGAGAGGCTGATAGACTAGTACTCTGAGAGGCTGATAGACTAGCACTCTGAGAGGCTGATAGACTAGCACTCTGAGAGGCTGATAGACTAGTACTCTGAGAGGCTGATAGACTAGCACTCTGAGAGGCTGATAGACTAGTACTCTGAGAGGCTGATAGACTAGCACTCTGAGAGACTGATAGACTAGTACTCTGAGAGGCTGATAGACTAGCACTCTGAGAGGCTGATAGACTAGCACTCTGAGAGGCTGATAGACTAGCACTCTGAGAGGCTGATAGACTAGCACTCTGAGAGGCTGATAGACTAGTACTCTGAGAGGCTGATAGACTAGCACTCTGAGAGGCTGATAGACTAGCACTCTGAGAGGCTGATAGACTTGTACTCTGAGAGGCTGATAGACTAGCACTCTGAGAGGCTGATAGACTAACACTCTGAGAGCCTGATAGACTAGCTGATAACCTGAGAGGCTGATAACCCTGACATTTGGTCTCTGTGCTCTCTGCTACACATCTGAATACCTGCTCAACCTCTCatacgctctccatctctctctatctctctctctcctctctctctccctccccctctctctttctctctctctctcctttcctctctctccctcctctctctccctcctctctccctcctctctctctctctctcctttctctctctccctcctgtctctctctccctctctctctctcctttctctctttctccctctatttctccctctctccttctctctctctccctaatctGCTAACCTCACTTTCCCTTCATCCTGTTTGAGGTCTTCCCACCTAAAGCTCAACTTTTCCAGTCAaccagcaccagacagagagaggagagagagagagagacagagagagagagagagagggagagagagagagagatagagagaaaggacagagagaaagagagtgtgagagagacagggagaagacagagagagagaaagagagagagagatgaattgTCGAAGCAGGCCACCAGTCAGTAAGCATCAACGTGCGCGTTGCCATACTTGTTGGACTTTAAATTCTTACTCCCTAATCCCATTAGGAGAACCAAAGCATCCTGAGACCTCTGCAACCCAATTAACTTTTAAATCACACTGTTTGTGTCACGGTGGCTATCTTTGAAAGATAAAGACCTTGTAAATAGGATGCTGCCTCCATACAGGATATAAACTGAATGTCTCAAAGCAGTGCCATGTTTACTCCTAATACACACCTCCATAGGCCCCCGGGTAACAGCCGGGGTAACAGCCGGGGTAACAGCCGGGGTAAGAGCCGGGGTAAGAGCCGGGGTAACAGCTGGGGTAACAGCCGGGGTAACAGCCGGGGTAACAGCCGGGGTAAGAGCCGGGGTAACAGCCCGGGGTAAGAGCCGGGGTAACAGCCGGGGTAAGAGCCGGGGTAACAGCCGGGGTAAGAGCCGGGGGTAACAGCCGGGTAAGAGCCGGGGTAACAGCCGGGGTAACAGCCGGGGTAACAGGCCGGGGTAAGAGCTGGGGTACAGCCGGGGTAAGAGGCCGGCGGGTAACAGCCGAGAGGTAACAGCTGGAGGTACAGCCTGGGTAACAGCTGGGGTAAACAAGGCTGGGGTAAACAGCCGGGGTAACAGCCTCGGGTAATCAGCTTGGGCGGAACAGCTGGGCGTTAACAGCCGGGTAACAGCCTGGGTAACAGCTGGGGTAACAGCCGTGGGTAACAGCCTTGGGTAACAGCTTGGGGTAAACAGCCCGGGGTAACCAGCCTGGGGGTAACAGCTGGGGTACCAGCCGGGGGTAACTAGACTGGGGTAACAGCTCTGGGTAACAGCTGGGGTAACAGCCTGGGTAACAGCTGGGGTAACAGCCTGGGTAACAGCTGGGTAACAGCCCGGGTAACAGCTGGGGTAACAGCCGGGGTAACAGCTGGGGTAACAGCTGGGGTAACAGCCGGGGTAACAGCCTGGGTAACAGCCTGGGTAACAGCTGGGGTAACAGCTGGGGTAACAGCCTGGGTAACATCCGTGGTAACAGCCGGGGTAACAGCCGGGGTAACAGCTGGGGTAACAGCCTGGGTAACAACCTGGGTAACAGCTGGGGTAACAGCTGGGGTAACAGCCGGGGTAACAGCTGGGGTAACAGCCGGGGTAAAGAGCACCAATAAGGTTATATCAAACAGTAGATTTAAAGTGTTAATAGCAGCTGAAAAGTGCTTCTCTTCAACAAAAAAGATTGATGAGATATTCATAGACAATGTCTTTGACATGTTTATTATAATAACAAGACTTCATAGAATGTACTCTAtttgaaacaggaacacaatattTACAAACCAATCCAGTATGCAAACTCCTGCAATGTATGCATTAAAACAAACACTGCTCCAGGCCTTGGTAATGGAAAGGGAACAGGCATTTGGTATattatggagggagggatgatggatggagggatgatggatggagggatgatggagggagggatgatggatggagggatgatggatggagggatgatggagggagggatgatggatagagggatgatggagggagggatgatggatggagggatgatggagggagggatgatggatggagggatgatggatggagggatgatggatggagggatgatggagggagggatgatggatggagggatgcatGATGGATATAAACGAACATGAAACTGACGTTGAAAATATATATGTGAAATTCCAATAGCAACCGTGTTTAACCCTTAGATGTGTTCTCTTTCACATTGTGGACACACATTTCCTCTCCCTAGCCTAGACCCTACTAATGGACATACTCTGTGTAGGATAATACTTAGACCTGCCTGTGTGATCATGTGGAGCCCAACACGCTCTGCCTCCCTTTCTAGACCTAACATCTCGTACTTCTAAAAATATATCTAGTGCAATTTCTCATGAAGATGCTGAATACATTCAGAAAGGCTCTACGAGGCCGAGTAACTCCTTACATGGATGTGTCCCatagaatgcatcccaaatggcaccctgttccctatgtagtgcactactttagaccagagtcctatggcaccctgttccctatgtagtgcactactttagaccagagccctatggcaccctattccctatatagtgcactaccttagaccagacccctatggcaccatattccctatatagtgcactactttagaccagagccctattccctatatagtgcactactttagaccagtcctattccctatatagtgcactactttagaccagagccatattccctatatagtgcactactttagaccagagccccatatatagtgcactactttagaccagagccctattccctatatagtgcactactttagaccagagtcctattccctatatagtgcactactttagaccagagccctattccctatatagtgcactactttagaccagagtcctattccctatatagtggtactattatagaccagagccctattccctatatagtgcactactttagaccagagaacctattccctatatagtgcactactttagaccagggccctattccctatatagtgcactactttagaccagagccatatggaaccctattccctatatagtgcactactttagaccagagccctatggcaccctattccctatatagtgccagtccctatagggctctggtcaatggTAAAGGGCAGTTTGGTGGGGCCACCTGCACGGTTCGAGCAAGGATGTATTTTTGTTGCCATGAGGCAGAGAGCAAATTCCCTGCCATTCTACACATGTTGCCATGGCGCTATGAGGTCGCCTAGGCAGAGAGCTCCAGTACATTTagttaatatttaatcattttgatttgttttggtttgtttgcatATTTTAGTTAGATATTTGGTTTTGAATTAGCTCAACGGGTATAGACTAAGTCTGGGTAAAATCAATGTGTTTCCTACCTGTGAATATAATGGAAAATCAGTTATTTCAACATAGCTAGTTAACAATGCtagcaagctagttagctagtgtGTTTTGGTTTGAATACCCCACCATATTTTTTGCTTGTTTTTATGGTCTCCTGACCCCTGAGGAGGACTGCAAGCTGGCAGGGACCTGGCAGGGATGAATTCAATGCTCAGTCTGAGGATTCCTCTGAAGATTTGTGCTGGCTGACATCATTGAGATAGTGGGAACGTAGTAATGAACTTCATCTTGTACAAGGCAGTCAGACAGCTGGGACTGCGAGGCGAGTGAACAGTGCTACCTGCCTGCCACTGGAGGACCTCCTCATCTACCCCCTGTTGACAAAACCCTCCCTCTGCTCCAGCTATGAGGAGAACCTACTCATCTACCCCCTGTTAACAAAACCCTCCCTCTGCTTAAGCTATGAGGAGGACCTACTCATCTACCCCCTGTTGACAAAACCCTCCCTCTGCTCCAGCTATGAGGAGGACCTGATCATCTACCCCCTGTAGACAAAAGGGCTATATATTAGATGCGGTAGTCCAGACCTCTGTTATCTACTATAAGGGCTATATATCAGTTGTGGTAGTCCAGACCTCTGTTATCTGCTATAAGAGCTAtatattagttgtggtagtcCAGCCCTCTGTTATCTGCTATAAGGACTAtatattagttgtggtagtcCAGCCCTCTGTTATCTACTATAAGGACTAtatattagttgtggtagtcCAGCCCTCTGTTATCTACTATAAGGGCTAtatattagttgtggtagtcCAGACCTCTGTTATCTGCTATAAGGGCTAtatattagttgtggtagtcCAGACCTCTGTTATCTGCTATAAGGGCTAtatattagttgtggtagtcCAGACCTCTGTTATCTGCTATAAGGGCTAtatattagttgtggtagtcCAGCCCTCTGTTATCTACTATAAGGGCTAtatattagttgtggtagtcCAGCCCTCTGTTATC includes:
- the LOC116371571 gene encoding uncharacterized protein LOC116371571, producing MLGLEREAERVGLHMITQAAVTPAVTPAVTPAVTQVVTQAVTPAVTPAVTPAVTTDVTQAVTPAVTPAVTQAVTQAVTPAVTPAVTPAVTPAVTPAVTRAVTQLLPRLLPQLLPRLCYPGCTSSCYLSAVTRRPLTPAVPQLLPRPVTPAVTPAVTPALTRLLPPALTPAVTPALTPAVTPALTPGCYPGSYPGCYPGCYPGCYPSCYPGSYPGSYPGCYPGCYPGCYPGAYGGVY